A single genomic interval of Mucilaginibacter boryungensis harbors:
- a CDS encoding SpoIIAA family protein, with protein sequence MLQYINDLPPHVVGIRATGEVTKDDMEKVLIPRIDELVARQGEINYLLVPQTDVGNFTLSAWWDDLKLGLKNFTKWNKIAVVTDQKGVEWFSDVFRFFVPGKSKGFALNELDEAVAWISAKE encoded by the coding sequence ATGCTTCAATATATTAATGATTTGCCACCCCATGTAGTGGGTATACGCGCCACGGGCGAAGTAACCAAAGACGACATGGAAAAAGTACTGATCCCCCGCATTGATGAACTGGTAGCCCGCCAGGGTGAAATTAATTATTTACTGGTACCGCAAACTGATGTGGGCAACTTCACCTTAAGTGCCTGGTGGGACGACCTTAAACTGGGTTTGAAAAACTTTACCAAATGGAACAAAATAGCCGTGGTTACCGACCAAAAGGGTGTGGAATGGTTTAGTGATGTGTTCCGGTTTTTTGTCCCGGGAAAATCAAAGGGCTTTGCTTTGAATGAACTGGATGAAGCGGTGGCGTGGATCTCGGCAAAAGAATAA
- a CDS encoding WD40/YVTN/BNR-like repeat-containing protein gives MRIICNVILPVVLLFCTSSIKAQTITLLQQGKPTSIRGLSVVDDKTAWISGSKGYIAQTTDGGKTWNWQQVKGYEQFDFRDIEAFSAKEAIIMSSGTPAVILKTTDGGTTWELKYSNSDKAYFLDAMDFANKKHGFILGDPINNKFLVLETTDGGNSWRPLTTQPDAMPGEAAFAASGTCLRVYKGQISIVTGGKVARWLSSPTNNTKWTSAYLPVKHGEGSQGAFSIDETGKVVTGGDYSHDKVTDSTACLFDITTAGYLNSIRLSNTFPAGYQSCVEHIHDDVYLSTGTPGSNISTDGGRNWQPIDNVSYNVCRKAKKGNLILLAGDKGKIAIFTPAKN, from the coding sequence ATGCGCATCATCTGTAACGTAATCCTGCCTGTTGTATTGCTGTTTTGCACCAGTTCAATTAAAGCGCAAACCATCACCTTATTGCAGCAGGGCAAGCCAACCAGCATCCGCGGCCTATCCGTTGTAGATGATAAAACGGCCTGGATAAGCGGCAGCAAAGGGTATATAGCGCAAACTACCGACGGCGGCAAAACCTGGAACTGGCAACAGGTGAAGGGTTACGAACAGTTCGACTTCAGGGATATCGAAGCATTTTCGGCTAAGGAGGCCATCATCATGAGTTCGGGCACACCGGCGGTTATTTTAAAAACTACCGATGGCGGCACTACCTGGGAGCTGAAATATAGCAATAGCGATAAAGCTTACTTTTTAGATGCGATGGATTTTGCCAATAAAAAGCACGGCTTTATTTTAGGCGACCCGATAAATAATAAGTTCCTCGTGCTGGAAACCACCGATGGCGGCAACAGCTGGCGCCCCCTGACTACCCAACCCGATGCGATGCCCGGCGAGGCGGCGTTTGCAGCCAGCGGCACATGCCTGCGGGTATATAAAGGGCAAATTAGCATAGTAACCGGCGGGAAAGTTGCGCGTTGGCTAAGCAGCCCTACTAACAACACCAAATGGACATCGGCATATTTGCCGGTTAAACACGGGGAGGGCAGCCAGGGCGCTTTTTCTATAGATGAAACAGGGAAGGTAGTTACCGGCGGGGACTACTCGCACGATAAAGTTACGGATAGTACGGCCTGCCTGTTTGATATTACTACGGCGGGTTATTTAAATAGCATTCGGCTCAGCAACACATTCCCGGCGGGTTACCAATCATGCGTGGAACATATACATGATGACGTTTATCTGTCAACAGGTACGCCGGGCAGTAACATAAGCACAGATGGCGGCCGCAATTGGCAGCCCATAGACAACGTGAGTTATAACGTTTGCCGCAAAGCCAAAAAAGGAAACCTGATACTACTGGCCGGCGACAAAGGCAAAATAGCCATTTTTACACCCGCGAAGAACTGA
- a CDS encoding TlpA disulfide reductase family protein — protein sequence MKKLIITILAGLPAFVFAQSAYTIKGKAGSIGAPAKVYLSYVVDKKPVVDSANIVNGNFAFAGAVKDLTPASLTLDYKGAGYMNLNRKVKQDVISIYLEQGTISLNSPDSLAKSTVTGTRTNLENAEYKAYMKPATDKMTMLMAEYNATPAETKKTKEFDDAFMPRYNAVQKEQSELTKSYIKSHPDSYLSLVNLNSVGGAYPEYAEMAPWFNALSERVRNTTTGKTYAGRLEKWKLVALGQMAPEFSQADTSGKMVSLSSFKGKYLLIDFWASWCGPCRAENPNVVKAYNKYKDKNFTILGVSLDQPGDKAKWLAAIHKDGLTWTHVSDLQYWNNAASTAYGVQAIPQNYLLDPTGKIIGKNLRGKDLEDKLAQIFDKI from the coding sequence ATGAAAAAATTAATCATTACTATACTTGCCGGCCTGCCGGCATTTGTTTTTGCACAATCGGCCTATACCATAAAAGGCAAGGCGGGCAGCATTGGCGCCCCGGCCAAAGTTTATTTAAGCTATGTAGTTGACAAAAAGCCGGTTGTGGATTCAGCTAACATTGTTAACGGTAACTTCGCTTTCGCGGGAGCTGTTAAGGATTTAACACCAGCCTCGTTAACGCTGGATTATAAAGGCGCTGGTTACATGAACCTTAACAGGAAAGTTAAACAGGATGTGATTAGCATATATCTTGAACAAGGAACTATAAGCCTGAATAGCCCTGATTCCTTAGCAAAATCAACAGTTACAGGTACCCGTACCAACCTGGAAAATGCAGAGTACAAAGCATATATGAAACCGGCCACTGATAAAATGACCATGTTAATGGCCGAATATAATGCAACCCCTGCGGAAACTAAGAAGACCAAAGAATTTGACGATGCTTTTATGCCAAGATATAATGCGGTGCAAAAAGAACAAAGTGAACTAACGAAATCGTACATTAAATCTCATCCCGATTCGTACCTGAGTTTGGTGAACTTAAACAGTGTGGGTGGTGCTTATCCGGAATATGCCGAGATGGCACCGTGGTTCAACGCTTTATCTGAAAGGGTGCGCAATACTACTACAGGTAAAACTTACGCGGGCCGTTTAGAAAAATGGAAACTGGTTGCGCTGGGACAAATGGCCCCTGAATTTTCACAGGCCGATACCAGTGGCAAAATGGTTAGCCTGTCATCATTTAAAGGTAAGTACTTGCTGATAGATTTTTGGGCTTCATGGTGCGGCCCTTGCCGTGCAGAGAACCCTAACGTGGTTAAAGCTTATAATAAATACAAAGATAAAAACTTTACTATCCTGGGGGTATCGTTAGATCAGCCGGGAGATAAAGCCAAGTGGCTGGCTGCTATCCATAAAGACGGACTAACCTGGACGCACGTATCTGATCTTCAATATTGGAACAATGCAGCATCAACTGCTTATGGCGTACAGGCTATCCCTCAAAACTATTTGTTAGACCCGACAGGTAAAATTATCGGTAAAAACTTACGCGGTAAGGACCTGGAAGATAAACTGGCGCAGATATTTGACAAAATATAA
- a CDS encoding formimidoylglutamase translates to MSLSDFFSPVDLKKIVPKTGFYTSHMGSKIESYSVDFPDLEADKIDIAIIGVLEDRNAVGNPGCALGPDYVREKLYLLYEGSYKTKIVDLGNIKQGASITDTYFALKTVVAELIKKDILPLIIGGGQDLTYAQYLAYEELEQRVDLVVIDPRFDLEDDSVAETIETTSISYLNKIFLHEPNYLFNFSNLGYQTYFVNQDSLRVMDKLYFDTHRLGELSGEVAVAEPVIRNASMISFDIGAVRSSDAMGNANATPNGFYGEEACQLARYAGFNDKLTSIGFYEFNPAYDSNGQTATLLAQMIWYFIDGFYNRKRDFPLNPKSQYLIYKTSLKHNEHELVFVKSKKSDRWWMQVPYPTGGSQNERFHLVPCRYDDYKIAVSGEMPDLWWRTYQKLN, encoded by the coding sequence ATGTCTTTGTCAGATTTTTTTTCGCCGGTCGACTTAAAAAAGATCGTCCCTAAAACTGGGTTTTACACCAGTCATATGGGGAGTAAAATAGAATCCTATTCGGTTGATTTCCCCGATCTGGAGGCCGACAAAATAGACATAGCCATTATAGGTGTGCTGGAAGACCGTAACGCTGTGGGTAACCCCGGCTGCGCGCTGGGTCCCGATTATGTGCGCGAGAAATTATACTTGTTGTACGAAGGGAGCTATAAAACCAAAATAGTGGACCTTGGCAATATTAAACAAGGCGCCAGCATTACCGATACCTATTTCGCACTAAAAACGGTTGTTGCCGAACTGATAAAAAAAGATATACTCCCGTTGATTATCGGCGGCGGGCAGGACCTTACCTATGCCCAATACCTGGCTTACGAGGAACTGGAACAACGGGTTGACCTGGTTGTGATAGACCCGCGTTTTGATTTGGAAGATGATTCGGTTGCCGAAACTATTGAAACCACATCTATATCCTACCTGAACAAAATTTTTCTGCACGAGCCTAATTACCTGTTCAACTTCAGCAATTTGGGCTATCAAACTTATTTTGTGAACCAGGATAGCCTGCGTGTAATGGATAAGCTTTATTTCGACACTCATCGCCTGGGCGAATTAAGCGGGGAAGTGGCAGTTGCCGAACCGGTTATCCGTAACGCCAGTATGATCAGTTTTGATATAGGCGCTGTCCGTTCGTCCGACGCTATGGGCAATGCCAACGCTACGCCCAACGGTTTTTATGGAGAAGAGGCTTGTCAGCTGGCGCGTTATGCGGGCTTTAATGATAAGCTGACTTCGATAGGCTTTTACGAGTTTAATCCGGCTTATGATAGTAACGGACAAACCGCCACGTTACTGGCGCAGATGATATGGTATTTTATTGATGGTTTTTATAACCGCAAGCGCGATTTCCCGCTAAACCCCAAATCGCAATACCTGATCTATAAAACCAGTTTGAAGCACAACGAGCATGAGCTGGTATTTGTGAAAAGCAAAAAATCAGACCGCTGGTGGATGCAGGTGCCTTACCCTACGGGAGGCTCGCAAAACGAGCGCTTCCACCTGGTGCCCTGCCGGTACGACGATTATAAAATAGCCGTATCGGGCGAAATGCCCGACCTTTGGTGGCGCACTTATCAAAAGTTAAACTGA
- a CDS encoding inorganic diphosphatase: MKVITAMTECPKGSNHKLDYDPQTNRFKLSKILPAGLSFPFDFGSIPGTKGEDGDPLDIIIISETTSFPGCLIDCRIIGGIQALQTERDGKTVRNDRFIGIPEVSQLYAEVDELEQLSENILNQLEAFFKNYNKQAGKQFEVLARLDAAAAYRLIDS, from the coding sequence ATGAAAGTTATTACAGCAATGACGGAATGCCCTAAAGGCAGTAACCATAAATTAGATTACGACCCCCAAACCAACCGTTTTAAACTTAGTAAAATATTGCCCGCAGGGCTGAGTTTCCCATTCGATTTTGGTTCGATACCCGGCACCAAAGGCGAGGACGGCGACCCGCTGGACATTATTATTATATCCGAGACCACCAGCTTCCCCGGCTGCCTGATAGATTGCCGTATTATTGGCGGCATACAAGCCCTGCAAACCGAACGCGATGGTAAAACCGTTCGTAACGACAGGTTTATAGGTATACCCGAGGTTTCCCAGTTGTATGCTGAGGTTGATGAGTTGGAACAACTGTCCGAAAACATACTAAACCAGCTGGAAGCTTTTTTTAAAAACTATAATAAGCAGGCCGGTAAGCAATTTGAAGTATTGGCACGGCTGGATGCCGCAGCGGCCTACCGCTTAATAGACAGTTGA
- a CDS encoding Crp/Fnr family transcriptional regulator, with product MEASFFREIYNHPSLKKEDYELIAKAHQQIAFAGGATLLKIGSTAKAFYLIEKGLFRSFLYDYEGNEITTEFYCPGDILIESFSLFQRIPSKENFQAITDGTAWKIEYDAFQELLATIEGFREWGRAWATNQLFVLKQRSIDALTISATERYLTLMDRKPQIILQSPLKYIASYLGITDTSLSRIRKEISAG from the coding sequence ATGGAGGCCAGCTTTTTCCGGGAAATTTACAATCACCCGTCTTTAAAAAAGGAAGACTATGAGCTAATTGCTAAAGCACACCAACAAATAGCATTTGCGGGTGGCGCAACGCTTTTAAAAATTGGCAGCACGGCTAAGGCGTTTTACCTTATCGAAAAAGGCTTATTCCGGTCGTTTTTGTATGATTATGAAGGGAACGAGATCACTACCGAATTTTATTGCCCGGGCGATATATTGATCGAGTCCTTCTCACTTTTCCAACGGATCCCTTCGAAAGAAAACTTCCAGGCCATAACGGATGGCACCGCCTGGAAAATTGAGTATGATGCATTCCAGGAACTGCTTGCTACCATAGAAGGCTTTAGGGAATGGGGGCGGGCGTGGGCAACCAACCAGCTATTTGTTTTAAAGCAGCGGTCTATAGACGCGCTGACCATTAGCGCTACCGAGCGGTATTTAACCCTGATGGACAGGAAGCCGCAAATTATTTTACAATCGCCGCTGAAGTACATAGCCTCGTATTTAGGCATTACCGATACCTCGCTAAGCAGGATCAGGAAAGAAATTTCGGCCGGTTAG
- a CDS encoding DUF72 domain-containing protein: MDDLSASKFFSGTSGLVLPVPNKQAYPVEFQDQPRLAFYASLFNSIEINSSFYNPPMGNTVAKWSSIVPDNFRFTYKLWRDITHNKELVFNPDNIFRFMEVINRAEAKKGSLLVQFPASVRADKVPQLENLLNYIRQADPDMQWQTAVEFRHASWYQDSTYYLLDKYGMGIVLHDMPASAAPLMETEANFIYLRFHGPNGGYRGSYTDDFLQEYATYIQDWMADGKTVYAYFNNTMGSAIDNLISLNKFVAGNFF; this comes from the coding sequence ATGGACGACCTGTCAGCAAGTAAATTCTTTTCCGGTACAAGCGGATTGGTATTGCCGGTACCTAACAAACAGGCATATCCGGTAGAGTTTCAGGATCAGCCCCGCCTGGCTTTTTATGCGTCGTTATTTAATAGTATCGAGATCAATAGCTCGTTCTATAACCCGCCCATGGGTAACACGGTTGCTAAATGGAGCAGTATAGTGCCGGATAATTTCAGGTTCACTTATAAGCTGTGGCGCGATATTACACATAACAAGGAACTGGTTTTTAATCCGGACAATATTTTCCGGTTTATGGAAGTTATTAACCGTGCGGAAGCAAAAAAGGGCAGCCTGCTTGTTCAATTCCCGGCATCTGTAAGGGCGGACAAGGTACCGCAACTGGAAAATCTGCTTAATTATATCAGGCAGGCTGATCCGGATATGCAATGGCAGACGGCGGTAGAGTTTCGTCATGCATCCTGGTATCAGGACAGCACCTACTATTTACTGGACAAATATGGCATGGGGATAGTACTGCATGATATGCCGGCATCGGCCGCGCCGCTAATGGAAACCGAAGCCAATTTTATATACCTCCGTTTTCATGGCCCTAATGGCGGCTACCGGGGCAGTTATACCGATGATTTTTTACAGGAATACGCGACTTACATACAGGATTGGATGGCCGATGGCAAAACCGTATATGCCTATTTTAACAATACCATGGGCAGCGCTATCGATAATCTTATCAGCCTGAATAAATTTGTAGCGGGCAATTTTTTTTAA
- a CDS encoding TlpA disulfide reductase family protein: protein MKKLFFYILAFVPLLASAQDDFVVTAQVGKLNTPAKAYLLYQLGANRVLDSAAIINGTFVIKGRVLNPVGAILVIDRAGVGINKLDRSSDNLSFYLEKGEINISTADSVSKAQITGSKINEDNKALTAKLALVNNKAKAVAAEAKAVPQEKQQSAEFQNSLQAKLKALQTEQEGVLKTYIRENSNSYLSLLALSSLGGPSADPKELEPLYTGLSDALKSSEAGYAMKISIDELKSTAIGAIAPDFTQNDADGHPIKLSSFRGKYVLIDFWASWCGPCRQENPNVVRAYNKYKGQKFTIIGVSLDRPDGKADWMAAVKNDGLTWTQVSDLKYWNNEAAALYFVRSIPQNYLIDPDGKIVGKNLRGADLENKLAKIFGKI, encoded by the coding sequence ATGAAGAAATTATTTTTCTATATACTGGCTTTTGTGCCCCTGTTGGCCAGTGCGCAGGACGATTTTGTAGTTACCGCGCAGGTGGGTAAACTAAACACACCCGCCAAAGCCTATTTGCTTTACCAGTTAGGTGCTAACCGTGTCCTTGATTCGGCCGCTATTATTAACGGCACCTTTGTAATTAAGGGGCGTGTACTAAACCCTGTTGGGGCTATATTGGTAATAGACCGTGCAGGCGTTGGTATTAACAAACTTGACCGCAGTTCGGATAACCTGAGTTTTTATCTTGAAAAAGGAGAGATCAATATCAGCACTGCCGATTCGGTTTCCAAAGCGCAAATAACAGGTTCGAAAATTAATGAGGATAATAAAGCCCTTACTGCTAAGTTAGCCCTGGTAAATAATAAAGCCAAAGCCGTAGCAGCCGAAGCTAAAGCTGTTCCGCAGGAGAAGCAGCAATCGGCCGAATTTCAAAACAGCCTGCAGGCTAAATTAAAAGCCCTGCAAACCGAACAGGAAGGCGTTTTAAAAACCTACATCAGGGAAAATTCTAATAGTTATTTAAGCCTGCTGGCGCTAAGCTCGTTAGGTGGGCCCTCTGCCGACCCAAAAGAGCTGGAACCGCTTTATACAGGCCTTTCTGATGCGTTGAAAAGTTCGGAAGCGGGGTATGCCATGAAAATCTCTATTGATGAGCTTAAATCGACAGCGATAGGGGCTATCGCTCCAGATTTTACACAAAATGATGCTGATGGCCACCCTATTAAATTATCATCATTCCGTGGCAAATATGTGCTGATAGATTTTTGGGCATCATGGTGCGGCCCGTGCCGCCAGGAAAACCCCAATGTAGTGCGCGCTTATAATAAATACAAAGGGCAGAAGTTTACCATAATTGGCGTATCGCTTGATCGTCCTGATGGTAAAGCCGACTGGATGGCTGCTGTGAAAAATGATGGGCTTACCTGGACCCAGGTATCCGATTTGAAATATTGGAATAATGAAGCCGCGGCCCTGTATTTTGTACGTTCTATCCCGCAAAACTACCTGATAGACCCGGATGGGAAAATTGTTGGCAAAAATTTGCGCGGCGCCGACCTGGAAAACAAACTGGCCAAAATTTTTGGGAAAATATAA
- a CDS encoding VOC family protein — translation MNNVINWFEIYTSDFDRAKKFYTDVFKLELTDLPVSSDRHSQMKYATFPVGVNGIAGALVKMDEVKPGAGGTLVYFDSAEINDELSRVEAAGGRILRPKLNIGDFGFIALVEDSEGNLIGLHSMA, via the coding sequence ATGAACAACGTAATTAATTGGTTCGAGATATACACCTCAGATTTCGACAGGGCTAAAAAGTTTTATACCGATGTGTTTAAATTGGAACTGACCGATTTGCCGGTGAGCAGCGACAGGCATTCGCAAATGAAATACGCTACTTTCCCGGTTGGGGTAAACGGCATTGCCGGCGCCCTGGTTAAAATGGACGAGGTGAAACCCGGCGCGGGCGGCACCTTGGTATATTTTGATTCGGCGGAAATTAATGATGAACTAAGCCGCGTTGAAGCCGCGGGCGGTAGGATATTGCGCCCGAAACTGAATATTGGCGATTTTGGGTTTATAGCCCTGGTTGAAGATAGCGAAGGGAACCTGATAGGCTTGCACTCTATGGCTTAA